The DNA segment CGCTCACGTTGTGGAGCAGGGCGCTTTGTTTCACAGATTCCGTCGCCTGGCCCGGGCAGGAGAAGCAGCCATCCCCATAATACTTCCGGAAGACCTTCTCTGTCTCGGGGTAGATCTTCAGGATGTCGCCGAGGATGTGGTCCGGACCGATCGGCGCGGGGGACGGGGCCGCCTTCGCGGGGGCGATCGCGTCATTGAGCGTCGAGACCATGTACGCCGGGTCCACGCCGTGGTTGTTGCACGCCATCCGCAGGGTTATGCCCATCCGCATCACGTGCTCGCGGTGACCGGCGTCTCCCAGGCCGCGGAAGCCGTTCCCGACGAAGACGCCCACGGTCTCCGGCCACCGGGAAAGGATCTCGCCCACCCGCATGTCGGCGTCGACGACCGCGGGCGGCGTAGCGGCGACGGGAGAAGGAGCGCTTTCCGGCTCCTCCGCTTCCTCCTCAGCCGGAACCGGCTCCAGCAGGATCGTCGCCGCCATGTTCGCCGCGAACATCGCCGCGGAGATCACGGAGAGCGCCGAGAAGAGGACGAAGGCGGCCGACGGCCGCGCGGGGTAGAAGACGACCATCCCGATCAGCCCGATGTTGGCGATGA comes from the Thermodesulfobacteriota bacterium genome and includes:
- a CDS encoding DUF1858 domain-containing protein is translated as MDRYTKGFVVASLVYFFLAAVLGIWMGGAGYADWVRFTHVHFNLLGWMTMMIYGVGYFILPRFNGRTLRWPSWLPAHFFIANIGLIGMVVFYPARPSAAFVLFSALSVISAAMFAANMAATILLEPVPAEEEAEEPESAPSPVAATPPAVVDADMRVGEILSRWPETVGVFVGNGFRGLGDAGHREHVMRMGITLRMACNNHGVDPAYMVSTLNDAIAPAKAAPSPAPIGPDHILGDILKIYPETEKVFRKYYGDGCFSCPGQATESVKQSALLHNVSEKQLLAELNRTAGL